Proteins encoded in a region of the Rhodopirellula halodulae genome:
- a CDS encoding asparagine synthase-related protein, with translation MNAPPVIERIVNLLDPNGDILLGTSREDAEAAIRSGDAEAVGKIRGQFAILQSEGKTVHMARSIGRPMRYFLAKRAAGPCLIVAERIDEIFEQLRTEGLEDQFHPSYTRMVPAHHLMKLQLTGCPDPNPTLHRFFDPKSNTLPASVEAIGTRYIETLVRVCSDWLDTIPSDAPIGVMFSGGIDSGAVLISMIHALKERGQTPQRLKAFVLSVQENAASTETDFAQASEFLSAIGMPMLLEVISVPKEQIDWRSAIEATEDYKPLDIQSATMGLALCRGIRQRYPDWKYLVDGDGGDENFKDYPIEENPELTIRSVLNNQMLYQEGWGVDAVKHSLVYSGGQSRGHVRTSAPARQLGFLGFSPMALPELIEVAEGTPFIEMTDWSHEKLYDLKGQIVGAGVEAVTGMKMPINPKRRFQHGAGGTDTFEALFPTHEMEYRQYFSDAFSTGKLSERIASK, from the coding sequence ATGAATGCTCCCCCCGTCATCGAACGCATTGTCAATTTATTGGATCCCAACGGCGACATTCTGCTGGGGACATCACGCGAGGACGCGGAAGCGGCGATCCGAAGTGGTGATGCCGAAGCGGTGGGAAAAATCCGAGGTCAGTTTGCGATCTTGCAATCGGAAGGCAAGACCGTCCACATGGCTCGGTCCATTGGTCGTCCCATGCGATACTTCCTCGCGAAACGTGCGGCCGGTCCTTGTTTGATTGTTGCCGAACGCATCGACGAAATCTTTGAGCAACTTCGTACCGAGGGGTTGGAAGATCAATTCCATCCTTCGTACACGCGGATGGTTCCGGCTCATCATTTGATGAAACTGCAACTGACCGGATGCCCCGATCCCAATCCGACATTGCATCGGTTCTTTGACCCGAAGTCCAACACACTGCCGGCCAGCGTCGAAGCGATCGGAACTCGCTACATCGAAACGCTGGTTCGAGTTTGCTCCGATTGGCTGGACACGATTCCATCCGACGCCCCGATCGGCGTCATGTTTAGTGGCGGCATCGACAGCGGTGCGGTGCTGATTTCGATGATCCATGCACTGAAAGAACGCGGACAAACCCCTCAGCGTCTGAAAGCGTTTGTGTTGTCGGTGCAAGAGAACGCGGCTTCGACTGAAACCGATTTTGCTCAGGCGAGCGAGTTCCTGTCGGCGATTGGAATGCCGATGTTGTTGGAAGTGATCTCCGTTCCCAAAGAGCAAATCGATTGGCGTTCAGCGATCGAAGCCACCGAAGACTACAAGCCTTTGGATATCCAAAGCGCGACCATGGGACTTGCACTTTGTCGCGGGATTCGTCAGCGGTATCCCGATTGGAAGTACTTGGTCGATGGTGACGGCGGCGACGAGAATTTCAAGGATTATCCGATCGAGGAGAACCCGGAGCTGACCATTCGCAGCGTGCTGAATAACCAAATGCTGTACCAGGAAGGCTGGGGCGTGGACGCCGTCAAACACTCGCTGGTCTACAGCGGTGGACAGAGTCGTGGCCACGTGCGAACCAGTGCTCCCGCCAGGCAACTGGGCTTCCTTGGTTTCAGCCCGATGGCGCTCCCTGAACTGATCGAAGTCGCGGAGGGAACTCCGTTCATCGAAATGACCGACTGGAGCCACGAAAAACTGTATGACCTAAAGGGTCAGATCGTGGGGGCTGGTGTGGAAGCGGTCACCGGAATGAAGATGCCCATCAACCCGAAACGACGTTTTCAACATGGGGCGGGCGGCACGGATACCTTCGAAGCGTTGTTTCCAACGCACGAAATGGAATACCGTCAGTACTTCAGCGACGCGTTCTCAACCGGCAAATTGTCGGAACGCATCGCGTCGAAGTGA
- a CDS encoding BON domain-containing protein, whose translation MRSTTQPTFTAEPLADHSASVHTDFSGRVDQMNATDQATEVIKALAESNVAELRFLRVDESDHEICLTGRVRSFYHKQLAQEAIRPVAGGRQVVNRVCVGS comes from the coding sequence ATGCGATCCACCACGCAACCAACATTCACCGCAGAACCGCTCGCTGATCACTCCGCTTCGGTCCACACCGATTTTTCCGGTCGTGTGGATCAAATGAATGCCACCGACCAAGCGACCGAAGTCATCAAAGCACTCGCAGAAAGCAACGTTGCCGAGTTGCGATTTCTTCGAGTCGATGAGAGCGACCACGAGATTTGTTTGACCGGCCGCGTTCGCAGCTTCTATCACAAGCAATTGGCACAAGAAGCCATCCGCCCCGTCGCCGGCGGCCGACAAGTCGTCAACCGCGTTTGCGTTGGCTCCTGA
- a CDS encoding GGDEF domain-containing protein has translation MILDIIIAASSGGAGMTCGWVMHAMYNQQQLSGGSDTVASPSGTSTPAAKSQAPDASVETVTEDAPDADKVMAVADRVRQFTHGIAADVDAHQSRVENLSTTLHESDLSNSPPAIVDAVDQMLAANEVMRSQLAEAQQRIREQSQQLQTAEQKAQTDALTQIYNRGAFDEHLQRRHSLGPARAGVLAVLDVDHFKKFNDTHGHRAGDEVLRVVAQLLEARLQPHGMVARFGGEEFVILLHDKTLAEAVELIEQTRVAIGTREVRFEGKCLKVHASIGIGCLEADQASSEWLQRVDEALYRSKEVGRDCAHYIENGRFVRAGQSSEDVADDSAEPQVTAKAQSESPAKQPIRRSKPIEDKAPVPIQRSTEETLANEVEELARETRSTVEAEEAPSPRETVTQATPEPKPTLVEEEVPVEEELVTEPPKALSYLPDLATMVDYVEEMQSTPSRNNIPNQLMSIRLSGQPSGATMRSLLQLVRAATRNQDHIGCLDQSTLVVCMPQLDSDDAVERANQICASAGSIGVSLAAAEKSNEGEKLSVGVLQMTQSMKSMSVCEKSLKQVCAIAGLAARQSAKDSQYPVLAHQFASA, from the coding sequence GTGATTCTCGATATCATCATTGCAGCGAGCAGCGGTGGCGCCGGCATGACCTGTGGATGGGTGATGCATGCGATGTACAACCAGCAACAATTGTCGGGCGGTTCCGATACGGTTGCTTCGCCTTCGGGCACTTCAACTCCCGCGGCAAAATCTCAGGCTCCAGACGCATCCGTTGAGACGGTGACCGAGGATGCGCCAGATGCGGACAAGGTCATGGCAGTGGCCGATCGAGTTCGCCAGTTCACACATGGCATCGCAGCAGACGTCGACGCTCACCAAAGCCGCGTTGAGAACTTGAGCACGACGTTGCACGAGAGCGATCTTTCCAACTCCCCACCGGCGATCGTGGATGCCGTGGATCAGATGTTGGCAGCCAACGAAGTGATGCGTAGCCAACTGGCAGAAGCCCAACAGCGCATTCGCGAACAATCGCAACAACTTCAAACAGCTGAACAGAAAGCCCAGACCGACGCCCTCACGCAAATCTACAACCGGGGCGCGTTTGATGAACATCTTCAACGACGTCACTCTTTGGGACCGGCTCGTGCCGGCGTGCTGGCGGTATTGGATGTGGACCACTTCAAGAAGTTCAACGACACGCATGGACACCGTGCGGGAGATGAAGTGCTGCGTGTGGTGGCTCAATTGTTGGAAGCTCGCTTGCAACCGCATGGCATGGTGGCTCGATTTGGTGGCGAGGAATTCGTCATCCTGCTGCATGACAAAACGTTGGCAGAAGCAGTGGAGCTGATCGAACAAACTCGCGTCGCGATCGGAACACGTGAAGTCCGATTCGAAGGCAAGTGCCTGAAGGTTCACGCCAGCATCGGCATTGGTTGCTTGGAAGCGGACCAAGCGTCCAGCGAATGGTTGCAACGCGTTGACGAAGCACTCTACCGTTCGAAAGAAGTCGGACGGGATTGTGCTCACTACATCGAGAACGGACGCTTCGTTCGTGCGGGTCAATCGTCGGAAGACGTCGCCGACGATTCAGCCGAGCCACAAGTGACCGCGAAAGCTCAATCGGAGTCGCCGGCCAAGCAACCCATCCGTCGCAGCAAACCGATCGAGGACAAAGCTCCCGTTCCGATTCAACGATCGACCGAGGAAACATTGGCCAACGAAGTGGAAGAACTGGCACGCGAAACACGTTCCACCGTCGAAGCAGAAGAGGCTCCTTCCCCACGCGAGACCGTGACGCAGGCGACTCCCGAACCCAAGCCAACTTTGGTGGAAGAGGAAGTCCCCGTCGAAGAAGAGTTGGTCACCGAACCACCGAAGGCTCTGAGCTACTTGCCGGATTTGGCAACGATGGTCGACTACGTCGAAGAGATGCAATCCACTCCGAGCCGCAACAATATTCCCAATCAACTGATGAGCATCCGTTTGTCAGGCCAACCCAGCGGTGCAACGATGCGGTCGTTGTTGCAACTGGTTCGGGCCGCGACGCGGAACCAAGATCACATCGGATGCTTGGACCAATCCACCTTGGTGGTTTGCATGCCGCAACTGGACTCCGACGATGCCGTCGAACGAGCCAACCAGATTTGTGCATCCGCGGGATCCATCGGTGTATCACTGGCCGCTGCGGAGAAATCCAATGAGGGCGAAAAGCTCTCGGTCGGTGTGCTGCAAATGACCCAATCGATGAAGTCGATGTCGGTGTGCGAAAAGTCACTCAAACAGGTTTGTGCCATCGCTGGATTGGCCGCTCGCCAGAGTGCGAAAGACAGCCAGTACCCGGTGCTTGCTCACCAATTCGCATCCGCCTGA
- a CDS encoding flagellar hook-basal body protein, translating to MRNPKGPSIGSAGTESRPREPAIMPYGVYLSAAGAQAQNHRLQQISHNLANVETPGFKPKATILQARFSEMIEEGMVSPGLGGADDIGGGVTIQPEQTQFEIGAIRTTGRETDFALHDKKSFFVLQRGDEQLLTRAGDFLFDSTGTLVNSGGDAVVGKNGRPIQIDPRLPFNVGAEGTITQAGATQQLMLAQPRSYGDLANVGGNLFRPLAEYDMAPDGQRNVVAGSLEQSAVSPTGTMMEMIETSRAYEANIQMIKNQDSVLGSLIGRVLQS from the coding sequence TTGCGTAACCCCAAAGGACCGTCGATCGGTTCGGCGGGAACGGAATCACGCCCACGGGAGCCAGCGATCATGCCTTACGGAGTCTATCTGTCGGCTGCGGGTGCGCAAGCTCAAAACCATCGCTTGCAACAAATCAGCCACAACCTGGCCAACGTCGAAACACCGGGATTCAAACCCAAAGCAACCATCCTGCAGGCACGTTTCTCGGAGATGATCGAAGAGGGCATGGTCTCGCCCGGTCTGGGAGGAGCCGACGACATCGGCGGCGGCGTGACCATCCAACCCGAACAGACTCAATTCGAAATCGGTGCGATCCGAACCACCGGTCGAGAAACCGATTTTGCATTGCACGACAAGAAAAGCTTTTTCGTTTTGCAACGCGGTGACGAACAACTGCTCACCCGCGCCGGCGATTTCCTGTTCGACTCCACCGGCACTTTGGTCAACTCAGGCGGTGACGCGGTCGTTGGCAAGAACGGACGTCCGATCCAGATCGATCCGAGGTTGCCATTCAATGTCGGCGCCGAAGGCACCATCACTCAGGCGGGTGCGACACAGCAATTGATGCTTGCACAACCGCGAAGCTATGGCGATCTGGCCAACGTCGGTGGCAATCTATTTCGCCCCTTGGCCGAGTACGACATGGCACCCGATGGTCAACGCAACGTCGTCGCGGGATCTCTCGAACAGTCCGCCGTCAGTCCCACCGGCACGATGATGGAAATGATTGAGACATCCCGAGCCTATGAAGCCAACATCCAAATGATCAAGAACCAAGACAGCGTGCTTGGATCCTTGATCGGTCGCGTTCTGCAGAGCTAA
- the flgG gene encoding flagellar basal-body rod protein FlgG: MSVQTLYTAATGMEAMQTKLDVIANNLANINTTGFKKDRANFEDLLYRTEVYPGVQDATQTPTAVGTQVGLGVRVTSTQTDQRQGTLQQTGRDLDVAIQGGGYFRVVDPSSQETMYTRAGNLDINANGQLVMGSASVGRLLDPPITIPQDATAVVINSNGEVMVRQPGQTELTNQGQIQLAQFINPDGLLKNGENMYSVTDASGPEQINNPGTDGMGVLRQGNLEASNVEPVQELIDLITTQRAFELNSQAVQAGDQVMQNISQLRRF; encoded by the coding sequence ATGAGTGTTCAAACGCTGTACACCGCCGCCACCGGCATGGAGGCGATGCAGACCAAGTTGGACGTGATCGCCAACAACCTGGCCAACATCAACACGACCGGGTTCAAGAAAGACCGTGCCAACTTCGAAGACCTGCTGTATCGCACCGAAGTCTATCCGGGTGTCCAAGACGCAACGCAAACCCCCACCGCGGTTGGCACGCAAGTTGGATTGGGCGTTCGTGTGACCAGCACGCAAACCGATCAACGCCAAGGCACATTGCAACAAACCGGACGAGACCTAGACGTTGCGATTCAGGGCGGTGGTTACTTCCGCGTGGTGGATCCATCCAGCCAAGAGACGATGTACACGCGAGCGGGCAACCTCGACATCAATGCCAACGGTCAATTGGTGATGGGCAGTGCCAGCGTGGGACGCTTGCTCGATCCTCCGATCACCATCCCGCAAGACGCCACCGCGGTGGTTATCAACAGCAACGGTGAAGTCATGGTGCGACAGCCAGGTCAAACGGAACTGACCAACCAGGGCCAAATTCAGTTGGCACAGTTCATCAACCCCGACGGTTTGCTGAAGAACGGCGAGAACATGTATTCCGTCACCGACGCATCCGGTCCGGAACAAATCAACAACCCCGGAACGGATGGGATGGGCGTTCTGCGACAGGGCAACCTGGAAGCGTCCAACGTCGAACCGGTCCAAGAATTGATTGACCTGATCACGACCCAACGGGCGTTCGAACTGAATAGCCAAGCCGTCCAGGCGGGCGACCAAGTCATGCAAAACATCTCGCAACTTCGTCGATTCTAG
- the flgA gene encoding flagellar basal body P-ring formation chaperone FlgA: MVCTCVLTGFVSSSRSLVAQDHVAENAGSIAGAAMRTPLYGSDPKFNRNPDRKIQTASHTQSIDADSRWQFVVIENAFTDSTIIRLEDVIRPMHNHTASWSRLSKATIGLMPLDGSPAKISRDRLADLIVSAEATASRIRILGDETIVVRPSDPATSTSPQAIQTHAGSYDTASVNRLPQPATTTGVSHAVHSVGMDSDQGVLSNTFGSNDALDIETRERIEQWVRWAIQNHYRELDAAFVLEPELNVHEIGSLSDMQGIREVRFVDPIPVWSPTDGASVTCRLHLDARAASPNCQGVVRVRFTPKPPIVMARQPLQRGHRVGPGDVHLQPSPDMELSNDLVADLNEVIGMEVVGLIRSGIPLRPQDFAAPRLVRRGDLVEVQVTGGGIRVTTSAKALGDGAQNELIEIETLTPKRRLLAKVVEPSIVEIVTQPNRVPTTKTTRKWQPTR, translated from the coding sequence GTGGTGTGCACCTGCGTGCTGACAGGTTTCGTTTCAAGTTCACGTTCGCTGGTTGCTCAGGATCATGTCGCGGAAAACGCGGGTTCCATCGCCGGCGCCGCCATGCGAACGCCGCTGTATGGGTCCGATCCAAAGTTCAATCGCAATCCAGACCGCAAGATCCAAACGGCCTCGCACACACAGTCCATCGATGCGGACTCTCGGTGGCAGTTTGTTGTGATCGAAAACGCATTCACTGACTCAACGATCATTCGTTTGGAAGACGTGATTCGTCCGATGCACAACCACACCGCCTCGTGGTCTCGGTTGTCCAAAGCAACCATCGGTTTGATGCCGCTGGATGGATCGCCAGCCAAGATTTCACGGGACCGATTGGCGGATCTGATTGTCTCCGCGGAAGCGACGGCTTCACGCATTCGAATTTTGGGTGACGAAACAATCGTCGTTCGACCAAGCGATCCGGCGACCTCCACCTCGCCCCAAGCGATCCAGACGCATGCCGGATCGTACGATACGGCGTCGGTCAACCGTTTGCCTCAACCCGCCACCACGACCGGCGTTTCGCACGCGGTGCACAGTGTGGGAATGGATTCGGATCAAGGCGTCTTATCAAACACCTTTGGATCCAACGATGCACTCGACATCGAAACTCGCGAGCGCATTGAACAGTGGGTCCGCTGGGCCATTCAAAACCATTATCGCGAATTGGACGCCGCGTTTGTCTTGGAACCCGAACTGAACGTTCATGAAATCGGTTCGCTTTCGGACATGCAAGGCATTCGCGAAGTGCGTTTTGTGGATCCGATTCCGGTGTGGTCACCCACCGACGGAGCCTCGGTGACCTGTCGTTTGCATTTGGACGCGCGAGCAGCCTCGCCCAACTGCCAGGGCGTCGTGCGAGTTAGGTTCACTCCCAAACCTCCCATCGTGATGGCTCGACAACCATTGCAGCGTGGTCACCGAGTCGGTCCGGGAGACGTGCATTTGCAACCTTCACCCGACATGGAACTCAGCAACGACTTGGTAGCTGACCTCAATGAAGTCATCGGAATGGAAGTCGTTGGCCTGATTCGGTCGGGCATTCCGTTGCGGCCTCAAGACTTCGCGGCGCCACGGTTGGTTCGTCGCGGGGATTTGGTGGAGGTCCAAGTCACCGGCGGTGGCATTCGGGTGACGACATCAGCGAAAGCCTTGGGCGATGGAGCACAGAACGAATTGATCGAGATCGAAACGCTGACGCCTAAACGTCGCTTGCTCGCCAAAGTCGTCGAACCTTCCATTGTCGAAATCGTGACGCAGCCCAACCGCGTCCCCACCACCAAGACCACTCGTAAATGGCAGCCCACACGATGA
- a CDS encoding flagellar basal body L-ring protein FlgH — MACTDALAQNSSLLHGTPAWMPNAPSRPMPHAGVGPIAPVNNDTRSVPGVGPNNAVMPPEFLPPGTPQRAPASAPFAFPDQSNGSQRGAAANTTGLDNNGSPDVAGVDAYSTPMTDPPAVGLTGVSWTYQPAPPMRSFRVQDIVTIRVDEITRMMAEGETEKRRVSSFQATLAEWVRLTSGGLIPDPQTEGDPTVDAQSTANSRAEASVEARESMSFNIAARIVDIRPNGNLVLEARKHFRVNDNLWETSLSGICRAQDIAPDNVVLSRDLIDLEINKQDRGQMRDGYSRGWFQRAFDRLKPF, encoded by the coding sequence ATGGCCTGCACCGATGCGTTGGCGCAGAACTCGTCGTTGCTACATGGAACACCGGCGTGGATGCCCAATGCACCTTCGCGTCCGATGCCACATGCCGGTGTCGGTCCGATTGCGCCCGTCAACAATGACACGCGATCGGTTCCTGGAGTCGGCCCCAACAACGCGGTCATGCCGCCCGAGTTCCTGCCACCGGGAACTCCCCAGCGCGCCCCCGCCTCCGCTCCGTTTGCCTTTCCAGACCAATCCAACGGTTCGCAACGCGGTGCCGCCGCCAATACAACGGGCCTGGATAACAACGGATCGCCGGACGTCGCTGGCGTGGACGCGTACTCAACACCGATGACTGACCCACCCGCCGTTGGATTGACGGGCGTGAGTTGGACCTATCAACCCGCACCGCCGATGCGTTCTTTTCGTGTGCAAGACATCGTCACCATTCGCGTCGATGAAATCACTCGCATGATGGCCGAGGGCGAAACGGAAAAGCGTCGCGTTTCTTCGTTCCAAGCCACGTTGGCGGAATGGGTGCGTTTGACGAGCGGCGGCTTGATTCCTGACCCGCAAACCGAGGGCGACCCGACCGTGGATGCGCAGAGCACCGCTAATTCGCGAGCGGAGGCATCGGTGGAGGCTCGCGAATCGATGTCGTTCAACATTGCGGCTCGTATCGTCGACATTCGCCCCAACGGCAACCTGGTGCTAGAAGCCCGCAAACACTTTCGCGTGAACGACAACCTTTGGGAAACATCGTTGTCGGGCATCTGCCGGGCTCAAGACATCGCACCAGACAATGTCGTGCTCAGCAGGGATCTGATCGATCTCGAAATCAACAAACAAGATCGGGGCCAGATGCGAGACGGCTACAGTCGTGGATGGTTCCAACGTGCCTTTGATCGGTTGAAACCTTTCTGA
- a CDS encoding flagellar basal body P-ring protein FlgI has translation MKFAMTHRSIFATAALLLVSCFAHAAPVYAGGLKLGDLCRLKGQETNTLQGLGLVVGLQGTGDGDAAPKGRALARMMQLMGGPMAMDAAGRLNIEDVGDAKNVAMVFVSATIPTVGAQQGDALDVTINAISAKSLEGGYLMLTPMLGPRADNPTVYGMAEGRISVSPDAPATTATIQGGLKMETTVRASYVQNDRITLVIDRDFADFNTAHRIEEEINSLTSFAMGDRSVSRLASPNRDNNLSSNATSLARAIDQLHVEVMVPPLYRNNPIKFIAFLLDIQIPLAKHGKRVVINEAAGVVVIGEDVEIAPVLVTHRNLRIEAGGGGRFVEVGPDGTPEAAKLKSLADALGALDVPTEDLIAIIKTLKAKGDLYGEVIFR, from the coding sequence ATGAAATTCGCAATGACCCACCGATCGATTTTCGCAACCGCCGCTTTGCTGCTTGTGAGTTGCTTCGCGCATGCGGCGCCGGTGTACGCTGGCGGTTTGAAACTTGGTGACCTGTGTCGTTTGAAAGGCCAAGAAACCAACACCCTGCAAGGCCTCGGGTTGGTCGTTGGTTTGCAAGGCACCGGCGATGGCGACGCCGCGCCCAAGGGCCGAGCGCTCGCACGCATGATGCAACTGATGGGCGGACCGATGGCCATGGACGCCGCGGGACGTCTGAACATCGAAGACGTGGGCGATGCCAAGAACGTCGCCATGGTGTTTGTGAGCGCGACGATCCCAACCGTGGGTGCTCAGCAGGGTGATGCTCTTGATGTCACGATCAACGCAATCAGTGCCAAGAGCTTAGAAGGCGGTTACTTGATGTTGACGCCGATGCTGGGTCCACGTGCCGACAACCCAACCGTTTACGGCATGGCGGAAGGCCGAATCTCCGTCTCGCCGGACGCTCCGGCAACCACGGCCACCATCCAAGGTGGTTTAAAAATGGAAACCACCGTTCGTGCTTCGTACGTTCAAAACGACCGCATCACGTTGGTGATCGATCGTGATTTCGCAGACTTCAATACGGCACACCGAATCGAAGAAGAAATTAATAGCCTGACCTCATTCGCGATGGGCGATCGCAGTGTGTCTCGGCTGGCGAGTCCCAATCGAGACAACAACCTTTCCTCCAACGCAACCTCGCTCGCTAGGGCAATAGACCAGCTACACGTGGAGGTCATGGTGCCGCCGCTGTACCGGAACAACCCGATTAAGTTCATTGCGTTTTTGCTAGATATTCAAATCCCACTTGCCAAACACGGCAAACGCGTGGTCATCAACGAGGCGGCCGGGGTGGTCGTGATCGGTGAAGACGTTGAAATCGCACCGGTCTTGGTCACCCATCGCAATTTGCGAATCGAAGCGGGTGGCGGGGGCCGATTTGTGGAGGTTGGACCTGATGGCACTCCCGAAGCCGCGAAACTGAAAAGTTTGGCAGATGCTTTGGGAGCCTTGGACGTCCCCACGGAAGATTTGATCGCCATTATCAAAACGCTGAAAGCGAAAGGTGACTTGTACGGCGAAGTCATTTTTCGGTAG
- a CDS encoding rod-binding protein — MSALSSLQSSSLPSSAYQPPMPSATSPLSAAKRSSGLSNFELLSQASDAETDTGEEPLKEAFSEFVGQTLFGSLLSTMRQSVGKPAYFHGGRTEEVFQQQMDQHLVESISEASAETVAEPMFELFQMQRRA, encoded by the coding sequence ATGTCCGCCCTGTCGTCCCTGCAGTCCTCATCGCTGCCATCGTCTGCGTACCAACCGCCGATGCCATCCGCCACATCGCCGTTGTCCGCAGCGAAGCGGAGCTCCGGACTGTCGAACTTTGAATTGTTGTCGCAGGCATCCGATGCGGAAACGGACACAGGCGAAGAACCACTCAAAGAAGCCTTCAGTGAATTCGTCGGTCAAACCTTGTTTGGCAGTCTGCTATCCACCATGCGTCAGTCCGTCGGAAAACCCGCTTACTTTCACGGCGGGCGAACAGAAGAAGTCTTTCAACAGCAAATGGACCAACACCTGGTTGAATCCATCTCGGAAGCCTCTGCCGAAACCGTCGCCGAACCCATGTTCGAGCTGTTCCAGATGCAACGTCGAGCCTAG
- a CDS encoding sugar phosphate isomerase/epimerase family protein — MFVAASTRCWPDLELQASIELLQDLDFTAVEIAIHESADHCRPSDVLTDEDRGIQLLRHTHRLEISGYSVELGSTGDQHYSDFEGICRIAKATKVVNITVPSSEKGTPFNEEVEHLRRLVDIAESEGVRVSVRCMLGCLSEDPDTLLVLCNNVDGLGVTLDPSVPVVASHENPTSGKSSGVSKSFDQILKFVHNVHLRDTRKDAFQVSVGQGEIDYGKLVTQLEREKYNRALTVDMTPMTEHDHRVELRKLRRLLETLI; from the coding sequence GTGTTTGTTGCTGCTTCGACCCGATGCTGGCCAGACCTTGAATTGCAGGCCTCGATCGAACTGCTTCAGGATTTGGATTTCACTGCCGTTGAAATCGCGATTCATGAGTCGGCGGACCATTGCCGGCCGAGTGATGTGTTGACGGACGAGGACCGCGGCATTCAGTTGCTGCGTCACACTCACCGCTTAGAAATCAGTGGCTACAGCGTTGAACTTGGCTCGACCGGCGATCAGCACTACTCCGATTTCGAAGGCATCTGCCGCATCGCCAAAGCGACCAAGGTCGTCAATATCACCGTGCCTTCCAGCGAAAAAGGCACGCCATTCAACGAAGAAGTCGAACACCTGCGACGATTGGTCGACATCGCCGAGAGCGAAGGCGTGCGGGTCAGCGTGCGTTGCATGCTGGGTTGCTTGAGCGAAGACCCAGACACTTTGTTGGTGTTGTGCAACAACGTGGATGGATTGGGTGTCACACTCGACCCCAGCGTGCCAGTGGTGGCTTCGCATGAGAATCCGACCTCGGGCAAATCCAGCGGCGTCAGCAAGAGCTTCGACCAGATTTTGAAATTCGTCCACAACGTCCATTTGCGTGACACTCGCAAAGACGCCTTTCAAGTCAGCGTCGGTCAAGGCGAGATCGATTACGGCAAATTGGTCACGCAGCTCGAGCGAGAGAAGTACAACCGAGCTTTGACCGTGGACATGACACCGATGACGGAACATGACCATCGCGTCGAACTGCGGAAGCTGCGACGTCTGCTTGAAACGCTGATCTGA
- a CDS encoding NUDIX hydrolase, whose amino-acid sequence MAERLTEQLLPTDSRPLSPSQLPSWQLHSKWNANDQRRSNMAPHLAYGRHRGPHRFRSRHAAVAVCLYQDANSRWTTPLTRRPTTLRHHGGQICFPGGRIEKGETPADAALREFEEELGGRPEVHHCCGNLPRQYVYASDNLVTPIVFLIQPPRKDWQPDPVEVDEVIAFPVQTVLQQQQPPIRQSAAEESCQFDMIQQTKRLHSAVHPDQIAGTLRFAAPAFRQGSVRVWGATAIILQQLAQALRPALRPGYVPTRVSSESQCNPPTTGGE is encoded by the coding sequence ATGGCAGAGCGATTGACGGAGCAATTGTTGCCGACGGATTCGCGACCGCTTTCACCCTCGCAGCTTCCCTCGTGGCAACTGCATTCCAAGTGGAATGCAAACGATCAACGGCGATCCAACATGGCGCCGCATTTGGCTTATGGTCGCCATCGGGGCCCCCACCGATTTCGTTCGCGTCACGCGGCGGTCGCGGTTTGCTTGTACCAAGACGCCAATTCGCGTTGGACAACGCCGCTAACCCGTCGTCCCACGACGCTGCGTCATCACGGTGGTCAGATTTGTTTCCCTGGTGGACGGATCGAAAAAGGCGAAACGCCAGCCGACGCGGCGCTGCGAGAGTTCGAAGAGGAACTTGGCGGACGCCCCGAGGTGCACCACTGCTGTGGCAATCTGCCGCGGCAATACGTTTACGCCAGCGACAATCTGGTGACTCCCATCGTGTTTCTGATCCAGCCGCCGCGAAAAGATTGGCAGCCGGATCCAGTGGAGGTGGACGAGGTGATCGCGTTTCCGGTCCAAACCGTTTTGCAACAGCAGCAGCCTCCCATTCGGCAGTCAGCCGCCGAAGAGTCGTGTCAATTTGACATGATCCAGCAAACCAAACGCCTTCATTCGGCAGTTCACCCGGACCAGATTGCCGGCACGCTCCGCTTCGCCGCCCCCGCATTTCGCCAGGGTTCTGTGCGGGTTTGGGGGGCAACCGCCATCATCCTTCAGCAGTTGGCGCAGGCTTTGCGTCCGGCTTTGCGTCCGGGTTATGTGCCCACAAGGGTCTCGTCCGAGTCGCAGTGCAATCCACCAACCACCGGTGGCGAGTGA